One Thalassotalea atypica DNA window includes the following coding sequences:
- a CDS encoding glycine zipper domain-containing protein, which translates to MKNFKSTILLTAICSSLLLSACSNTGSAHRPIVDGGDLTHYETDLSQCQSVAEQRGYINADTKTDMAIGAAAGAIAGAADSGEDIIIGAVAGAAIGAAGGSYKAKDEQKFIVIKCMQNRGYNVVEATSPR; encoded by the coding sequence ATGAAAAACTTTAAATCAACTATTCTGCTCACTGCTATATGTTCAAGCCTACTATTGAGTGCATGTTCAAATACAGGCTCTGCTCATCGTCCTATTGTCGATGGAGGTGATTTGACACATTACGAAACTGATCTATCACAGTGCCAAAGCGTTGCAGAGCAACGTGGTTATATAAACGCTGATACAAAAACAGATATGGCGATTGGTGCTGCAGCTGGTGCAATTGCTGGCGCGGCTGACAGTGGCGAAGACATCATCATAGGCGCAGTAGCAGGTGCAGCTATAGGCGCAGCTGGAGGAAGCTACAAAGCAAAAGATGAGCAAAAATTCATTGTCATTAAGTGCATGCAAAACAGAGGCTATAATGTTGTAGAAGCTACCTCACCAAGGTAG
- a CDS encoding glutathione S-transferase family protein — translation MSTIFGVAVSPFVRKAILAHAYKGVQFEIKMLPPGDEDAEFRQASPLGKIPGYKTDNGALFSDSSVIIAYLEKVHAENPLYPENPESLARALWFEEYADSKLAEACNALYFQLIVGPKFFGHSPDENRIIEIRKQLLPETFNYLNSQMSAGQWLIDNEFSVADIAVGAFLINLEHAQYEIDSSSYRNLADFYQRFVAFEFVQAQLNIEKGILFN, via the coding sequence ATGAGTACAATTTTCGGGGTTGCAGTCTCTCCCTTCGTTAGAAAAGCAATATTGGCGCACGCATACAAAGGTGTTCAATTTGAGATAAAAATGTTGCCACCAGGTGATGAAGATGCAGAGTTTAGACAAGCCAGTCCACTAGGAAAAATACCCGGATATAAAACAGATAACGGCGCACTTTTCTCCGACTCTTCCGTGATTATTGCCTATTTAGAAAAAGTACATGCTGAAAACCCACTTTATCCTGAAAATCCTGAGTCTCTTGCCAGAGCACTTTGGTTCGAAGAATATGCTGATAGTAAGCTAGCAGAGGCTTGTAATGCTTTATATTTTCAGTTGATTGTTGGTCCTAAATTTTTCGGCCACAGTCCAGATGAAAACAGAATTATTGAAATTCGAAAACAACTCCTCCCCGAGACATTTAATTATCTCAACAGTCAAATGTCTGCTGGGCAATGGCTTATTGACAATGAGTTTTCTGTTGCAGATATCGCCGTAGGAGCATTCCTTATTAACTTAGAGCATGCTCAATATGAAATAGACTCTTCCAGCTATCGCAATCTTGCTGACTTTTATCAGCGATTCGTGGCTTTTGAATTTGTGCAAGCCCAGCTCAACATAGAAAAAGGCATCCTGTTTAACTAA
- a CDS encoding RNA recognition motif domain-containing protein yields the protein MKLLVRNLSRTTTEQEIRILFSEHGTVTECSLVLDQETGKSKGFGFVEMPNDEEAKSALSALHETRVAKNRIRVKVAK from the coding sequence ATGAAATTATTAGTTCGCAATCTGTCACGCACCACTACCGAGCAAGAGATTCGTATACTTTTTTCCGAGCATGGCACTGTCACTGAGTGCTCATTGGTGTTAGACCAAGAAACGGGAAAATCCAAAGGATTCGGCTTTGTCGAAATGCCAAATGATGAAGAAGCCAAATCAGCGTTATCTGCTTTGCATGAAACTCGAGTGGCTAAAAACAGGATTCGTGTAAAAGTAGCAAAATAA
- a CDS encoding ATP-binding protein has protein sequence MKSLFFRLYLLLILTFVGLGWSIDKLYNNTPSEKQLTSDLALHRGTFFLLDAELKRHPVSNHNQHIEALSTSFGYPIALINLSELSDFEENVEVSLELNQKTFLRAGGIVTVFDDLKGESWFFRLQAGSEQVMVLGPIYTEPVVQSDVIYVLVFFIGLAFIVFIWAWPISNGLMSLTKAATAFGKGDFSVRANKQVSKPLTQLVDRFNSMADRIQRLIKSHKELSHAVSHELRTPIARMRFAMEIIRDEEDKALTHQYLDTMEENIEELDSLVDELLVYAKFDRENPELIFKQSNFIDVVNEVVAKFAQTEPHLSFAINQQSLPANGQIICMFDKESMIRIVDNLVRNAVRYTNNTIEIDVHHDKNDVVLCVNDDGEGIPNEQWQSLFEPFVRLDQSRDRKSGGIGLGLAMVKRLIELHHGHVRISRAKLGGASFILNWPVSLPNR, from the coding sequence GTGAAGAGTTTATTTTTTAGATTGTACCTTTTATTGATTTTAACCTTTGTTGGCTTAGGTTGGAGTATTGATAAGCTATACAATAACACGCCATCAGAAAAACAATTAACCAGCGATCTTGCCTTACATAGGGGCACTTTCTTTTTACTTGATGCGGAATTAAAACGTCACCCTGTATCAAATCATAACCAGCATATTGAAGCTTTATCAACATCTTTTGGCTATCCTATCGCGTTAATCAACCTGAGTGAACTTTCTGACTTTGAAGAAAACGTAGAAGTTTCACTAGAGCTAAACCAGAAAACCTTTTTGCGTGCCGGCGGTATTGTCACGGTATTTGATGATTTAAAAGGAGAGAGTTGGTTTTTTAGGCTTCAGGCAGGTAGCGAACAGGTGATGGTTCTTGGGCCTATTTATACTGAGCCAGTCGTCCAGTCAGACGTTATTTATGTATTGGTGTTTTTTATAGGACTTGCCTTTATTGTATTTATTTGGGCGTGGCCAATATCAAACGGTTTAATGTCATTAACGAAAGCTGCAACGGCATTTGGTAAAGGTGACTTTTCTGTTCGCGCCAATAAGCAAGTATCGAAACCTCTAACTCAACTTGTTGATCGCTTTAATTCTATGGCTGATCGTATTCAGCGTTTGATTAAGTCTCATAAGGAGTTATCGCACGCTGTATCCCACGAATTACGCACGCCTATTGCGCGCATGCGATTCGCGATGGAAATTATACGCGATGAAGAGGATAAGGCGCTCACTCATCAATATCTAGATACTATGGAAGAAAACATTGAAGAATTGGACAGCCTTGTCGATGAATTATTGGTTTACGCTAAGTTTGACCGAGAAAACCCTGAGCTTATCTTCAAACAATCAAATTTCATTGACGTTGTTAACGAAGTGGTCGCAAAATTTGCTCAAACGGAGCCACATTTAAGCTTTGCTATCAATCAACAAAGTTTACCTGCCAACGGCCAAATTATTTGTATGTTTGATAAAGAGAGCATGATACGTATAGTGGATAACCTTGTGCGGAATGCGGTTAGGTATACAAATAACACAATTGAGATAGATGTTCATCATGATAAAAATGATGTCGTACTTTGTGTAAACGATGACGGTGAAGGGATCCCCAACGAGCAATGGCAATCCTTGTTTGAACCTTTTGTGCGACTTGATCAAAGTCGAGATCGAAAATCAGGTGGTATTGGTTTGGGGCTTGCTATGGTTAAACGCTTGATAGAATTACATCACGGTCATGTACGTATTAGCCGTGCAAAGTTAGGAGGAGCCAGCTTTATATTAAACTGGCCTGTATCCTTGCCCAATAGATAA
- the mltF gene encoding membrane-bound lytic murein transglycosylase MltF, with translation MSIIFNKTNKKTKYLHPVFSIIFAMGVLVLTGCKFQSEPASLQRIIDRGYLTVGTLYGANSYYIDAEGPAGFEYELARKYAEYLGVEIKVYPSYNLDELFTHLDNHDVDFLAAGLSVTDKRLKKYDFSPSYDVISQKLVFKQGNVRPRKLDDLTGNFVVVANSSHEEHLENLKKANGKLTWHSDTSLDNEELLLQVLNGTIDYTVVDSHLLAISRRYYPDISIGFTIKKPEPLSWVVNKYGDDSILASMVEFFGEAHHDGSILALDDKYYGHVEKFNYVDTQAFLSAINKTLPKYQPLFEKYGEDIDWKLLAAISYQESHWDPKARSRTGVRGMMMLTLPTAKQMGVKSRLDAEQSISGGSKYFKNLIDRIPDRIGQPDRMWFALASYNVGFGHVNDARIITQQQGGDPDRWVDVKSRLPLLKQKKYYKKTKYGYARGDEPVHYVENIRRYYHTLSYFDDKVKKPTETNIVTSLNLTN, from the coding sequence ATGAGCATTATTTTTAATAAAACTAATAAGAAAACTAAGTACTTGCACCCCGTTTTTAGCATTATTTTTGCGATGGGAGTTTTGGTACTCACTGGCTGTAAATTTCAGTCTGAGCCTGCAAGTTTGCAACGTATCATCGACCGTGGATATTTAACGGTCGGAACGCTTTATGGCGCCAACTCTTACTATATTGATGCCGAAGGGCCCGCAGGCTTTGAATATGAGCTGGCGAGGAAATATGCAGAGTATTTAGGTGTCGAGATAAAAGTTTACCCCAGTTACAACTTGGATGAGTTGTTTACCCATTTAGATAATCATGACGTAGACTTCCTTGCGGCAGGGTTGTCAGTCACTGACAAGCGCCTTAAAAAGTATGACTTTTCTCCGAGCTATGATGTTATCAGTCAAAAACTTGTTTTTAAGCAAGGCAACGTTCGACCAAGAAAGCTAGATGATTTAACCGGTAACTTTGTTGTGGTTGCAAATTCAAGCCACGAAGAGCATTTAGAAAACCTCAAAAAAGCAAATGGTAAATTAACGTGGCATTCTGATACTTCACTTGATAATGAAGAGCTTTTGCTGCAAGTACTCAATGGCACAATCGATTACACCGTTGTTGACAGCCATTTACTTGCTATCAGTCGACGTTATTACCCTGATATTAGTATTGGCTTTACTATAAAAAAACCAGAGCCTTTGTCATGGGTGGTCAATAAATATGGCGATGATTCTATTCTGGCGAGCATGGTCGAGTTTTTTGGTGAAGCACATCATGATGGAAGCATATTAGCCCTAGACGATAAATATTATGGTCACGTTGAGAAATTTAATTACGTCGACACACAAGCTTTTCTTTCCGCAATCAATAAGACATTGCCTAAGTATCAACCCTTGTTTGAAAAGTATGGTGAAGACATTGATTGGAAGCTGTTGGCGGCCATTAGTTATCAAGAGTCGCATTGGGATCCAAAAGCAAGATCTAGAACCGGCGTACGTGGCATGATGATGTTAACGCTGCCTACGGCTAAACAAATGGGTGTTAAAAGTCGGTTAGATGCAGAGCAAAGTATTAGTGGTGGCTCAAAATACTTTAAAAACTTGATTGATAGGATCCCAGATCGTATTGGTCAACCCGATCGTATGTGGTTTGCACTGGCTTCATACAATGTCGGTTTTGGCCATGTCAACGATGCGCGCATTATTACGCAGCAACAAGGCGGTGATCCTGATCGCTGGGTCGACGTAAAGTCGCGTTTACCGCTACTCAAACAAAAGAAATATTACAAGAAAACCAAGTACGGTTACGCTCGTGGTGACGAGCCTGTGCATTACGTAGAGAACATCCGCCGTTACTATCACACCCTGTCATATTTTGATGACAAAGTGAAAAAACCGACAGAGACAAACATTGTTACAAGCTTAAACTTGACTAATTAG
- a CDS encoding MAPEG family protein: MTILIICLFIAMVLPIVAKIPVAIAMNNAGGYDNNHPRAQQAKLTGFGARALAAHQNAFESLIFFAPAVLLAVATGNSSVLVTQLAIVHVVARVLYNIMYLLDYGLMRSLVWGVGFFSSIVIAYQCIPTQP; the protein is encoded by the coding sequence ATGACGATATTAATTATTTGTTTATTCATTGCCATGGTACTACCGATTGTTGCCAAAATACCGGTGGCGATCGCAATGAATAATGCTGGAGGGTATGACAATAATCACCCTAGAGCTCAGCAAGCCAAGTTAACAGGATTTGGCGCTAGAGCGTTAGCTGCGCACCAGAATGCCTTTGAGTCACTGATTTTTTTTGCGCCGGCCGTTTTATTAGCGGTCGCAACGGGCAACAGTTCAGTACTGGTTACACAACTGGCGATTGTACATGTTGTTGCTCGCGTGCTTTATAACATTATGTATTTATTAGATTATGGACTTATGCGCTCTTTGGTGTGGGGCGTAGGCTTTTTTAGCTCAATAGTGATTGCTTATCAGTGTATACCTACCCAACCATAA
- the purL gene encoding phosphoribosylformylglycinamidine synthase: MAMLIQTLRGAPALSEFRTKKLLSQCAELGLPVNDIYAEFTHFAHVSAELTDHESDVLAKLLTYGPTIEEHEPAGTLLLVTPRPGTISPWSSKSTDIAHNCGLDKVVRLERGIAYYVQADTLSAEQEQQVNNLIHDRMMESVFAEFNDAAALFATAEPGEFTSVDVLSGGREALVNANIEMGLALADDEITYLAENFAKLGRNPHDIELYMFAQANSEHCRHKIFNADWTIDGVKQPKSLFKMIRNTHEVNPDYVLSAYKDNAAVMVGSEGGRFFADPDSQEYAYHHEDIQILMKVETHNHPTAISPYPGAATGSGGEIRDEGATGVGSKPKAGLVGFSVSNLRIPGFEQPWETDFGKPGRIVNALDIMTEGPLGGAAFNNEFGRPAITGYFRTYEEKVNSFNGEEVRGYHKPIMIAGGLGNIRDEHVQKGEINVGANLIVLGGPAMNIGLGGGAASSMASGQSAENLDFASVQRENPEMERRCQEVIDRCWQLGEDNPILFIHDVGAGGLSNAFPELVSDGGRGGNFELRNVPNDERSMAPHEIWCNESQERYVMAVSDEQLPVFEAICQRERAPFAVVGKATEEEHLTVTDEHFAGSEKDTPIDLPLDVLLGKTPKIIKDVKSVKETGKTLDLSNVSVKEAADRLLRLPTIAEKTFLITIGDRSVTGMVNRDQMVGPWQVPVADCGVTAAALDSYHGEAMSMGERTPVALLNYGASARLAVAESLTNIAGTDIGDLNRIKLSANWMSPAGHPGEDAGLYEAVKAVGEELCPALGLTIPVGKDSMSMKTQWNEDGEEKSVTSPMSLVITAFGRVEDIRKTVTPELRTTDKDGSALESRIVAIDLSNGKNRLGGSCLAQVYKQLGKETPDVDNAEQLKGFFNAMQTLVREEKLVAYHDRSDGGLFTAITEMAFAGHTGIDVDLSKLNGSDLEVMFHEELGAVIQIRESDVDAIHAIFEQHGILALCTDVARLNNDDMIRFTRDGDTVLENSRTYFRTVWAETTLKMQALRDNPACAQEEFDVKFDTEDPGLNAELTFDLNEDIVSDLIIKDAENETNPRVAILREQGVNSHVEMAAAFDRAGFIAIDVHMSDILAGRVDLANFQGLVACGGFSYGDVLGAGEGWAKSILFNAKAKTMFKSFFHREDTFSLGVCNGCQMLSNLKEIIPGSDAWPRFVQNESERFEARFSLVEIQESPSIFFKGMEGSRMPIAVSHGEGRAEFASEEAIGAANDSGTVSMRYVNNYGDVTETYPANPNGSPDGITSLTTTDGRVTIMMPHPERVFRTVANSWHPDEWLEDSPWVRMFRNARKFIG, from the coding sequence ATGGCGATGTTGATCCAAACCCTTCGAGGCGCTCCGGCACTTTCTGAATTTCGTACTAAAAAACTACTTTCACAATGTGCTGAACTTGGCCTTCCTGTTAATGATATTTATGCGGAGTTTACTCACTTTGCACACGTATCTGCAGAGCTAACTGATCATGAATCAGATGTTCTAGCCAAGTTACTAACCTATGGGCCGACCATAGAAGAGCATGAACCTGCTGGCACATTGCTACTCGTCACCCCTCGCCCTGGCACTATTTCGCCGTGGTCTTCTAAATCAACCGATATTGCTCATAACTGTGGTTTAGACAAAGTTGTCCGCTTAGAGCGTGGTATTGCCTATTATGTGCAAGCAGACACGCTATCAGCCGAACAAGAACAACAAGTGAATAACTTAATTCACGATCGTATGATGGAATCAGTATTTGCTGAATTTAACGACGCTGCGGCATTATTTGCCACTGCTGAGCCCGGTGAATTTACTTCAGTTGACGTATTATCGGGTGGTCGTGAGGCACTGGTAAATGCCAATATTGAAATGGGCTTGGCATTAGCTGACGATGAAATTACTTACTTAGCGGAAAACTTCGCTAAATTGGGGCGCAACCCACACGACATTGAACTTTACATGTTTGCACAAGCCAACTCAGAGCATTGTCGTCATAAAATCTTCAATGCCGATTGGACCATTGACGGTGTTAAGCAACCAAAATCATTATTTAAGATGATCCGTAACACCCATGAAGTGAACCCAGACTACGTTTTATCTGCATATAAAGATAATGCCGCCGTCATGGTTGGCTCAGAAGGCGGACGTTTTTTCGCAGACCCAGATTCTCAAGAATACGCTTATCATCATGAAGACATTCAAATTCTAATGAAAGTTGAAACCCACAATCACCCTACTGCAATCTCGCCATATCCAGGGGCTGCAACAGGCTCAGGTGGTGAAATCCGTGATGAAGGTGCAACGGGTGTTGGTTCAAAACCAAAAGCAGGTTTAGTTGGTTTCTCTGTATCTAATTTACGAATCCCAGGTTTTGAACAACCATGGGAAACAGATTTTGGCAAACCAGGCCGCATTGTTAATGCCCTTGATATCATGACCGAAGGCCCGTTAGGCGGCGCAGCATTTAACAATGAATTTGGTCGCCCTGCGATCACTGGTTATTTCCGTACCTACGAAGAAAAAGTGAACTCGTTTAACGGCGAAGAAGTACGTGGTTACCACAAGCCAATCATGATCGCTGGTGGTTTAGGTAACATTCGAGATGAACACGTACAAAAAGGTGAAATTAACGTTGGCGCCAACTTAATTGTATTAGGTGGTCCAGCTATGAACATTGGTCTTGGTGGCGGCGCTGCCTCATCAATGGCTTCTGGCCAGTCTGCTGAAAACTTGGATTTCGCCTCTGTGCAACGGGAAAACCCAGAAATGGAACGTCGTTGTCAGGAAGTTATTGACCGTTGTTGGCAACTAGGTGAAGACAACCCTATTCTATTTATTCACGATGTTGGCGCAGGTGGTTTATCAAACGCTTTTCCTGAGTTGGTGTCTGATGGTGGCCGTGGTGGTAATTTTGAACTACGAAATGTCCCGAATGACGAGCGCAGTATGGCACCACACGAAATTTGGTGTAACGAATCACAAGAACGCTACGTAATGGCGGTATCTGATGAGCAATTGCCGGTTTTTGAAGCAATCTGTCAACGTGAACGTGCGCCATTTGCTGTCGTAGGTAAAGCAACTGAAGAAGAACACTTGACCGTAACTGATGAGCATTTTGCTGGCTCGGAAAAAGATACGCCAATCGATTTACCTTTGGATGTCTTATTGGGTAAAACACCTAAAATTATTAAAGACGTTAAATCAGTTAAAGAAACGGGTAAAACATTAGACCTAAGCAATGTATCGGTTAAAGAAGCAGCAGACCGTTTACTACGATTACCTACCATTGCCGAGAAAACATTCCTTATCACCATTGGCGATCGCTCTGTAACCGGCATGGTTAATCGCGATCAAATGGTTGGACCATGGCAAGTACCAGTGGCTGACTGCGGCGTTACTGCGGCCGCGCTTGATTCATATCACGGTGAGGCGATGTCGATGGGTGAACGAACACCTGTTGCCTTATTAAATTATGGCGCCTCTGCACGATTAGCTGTAGCAGAGTCACTGACTAACATCGCCGGAACAGATATTGGTGATTTAAATCGTATCAAGCTTTCTGCTAACTGGATGTCACCAGCAGGCCACCCAGGTGAAGATGCAGGTTTGTATGAAGCAGTCAAAGCCGTCGGTGAGGAGTTATGTCCAGCACTAGGCCTTACTATTCCTGTCGGCAAAGACTCGATGTCAATGAAAACACAATGGAATGAAGACGGTGAAGAGAAGTCCGTAACCTCTCCAATGTCATTGGTTATCACTGCCTTTGGACGTGTTGAAGACATTAGAAAAACTGTAACGCCAGAATTAAGGACGACGGATAAAGACGGCTCAGCATTAGAAAGCCGCATCGTTGCAATTGACCTATCAAACGGTAAAAACCGTTTAGGTGGCTCTTGTTTAGCACAAGTTTATAAACAACTGGGTAAAGAAACACCTGATGTTGATAACGCAGAGCAATTGAAAGGCTTCTTTAACGCTATGCAAACACTTGTCCGCGAAGAGAAGTTAGTTGCGTACCATGATCGCAGTGACGGCGGTTTGTTTACAGCTATCACGGAAATGGCCTTTGCCGGTCATACCGGTATAGACGTTGATCTAAGTAAGCTAAACGGTAGTGATTTAGAAGTCATGTTCCATGAAGAGCTTGGCGCTGTGATTCAAATTCGTGAATCAGACGTTGATGCCATTCATGCCATTTTCGAACAACATGGTATTTTGGCGCTTTGCACTGACGTAGCCCGCTTAAACAACGACGACATGATTCGCTTCACTCGTGATGGTGACACAGTACTTGAAAATTCTCGTACTTATTTCCGTACGGTTTGGGCTGAAACAACATTGAAAATGCAGGCATTACGTGATAACCCAGCGTGTGCCCAAGAAGAATTTGATGTTAAATTTGATACTGAAGATCCAGGGCTTAATGCAGAATTAACATTTGACCTTAACGAAGATATCGTTAGTGATTTAATCATTAAAGACGCCGAAAATGAAACTAACCCTCGCGTTGCCATTTTGAGAGAACAAGGGGTTAACTCCCATGTTGAAATGGCCGCAGCTTTTGACCGAGCAGGTTTTATCGCCATTGATGTTCACATGTCAGACATCCTAGCGGGTCGCGTTGATTTGGCTAACTTCCAAGGCCTTGTAGCTTGTGGTGGCTTCTCATACGGTGACGTATTAGGCGCTGGCGAAGGTTGGGCAAAATCAATCTTATTTAACGCTAAAGCAAAAACAATGTTCAAATCATTCTTCCATCGTGAAGACACCTTTTCATTAGGGGTGTGTAATGGTTGTCAGATGTTGTCTAACTTAAAAGAGATTATCCCTGGCTCAGACGCTTGGCCACGTTTTGTTCAAAATGAATCAGAGCGTTTTGAAGCACGTTTCTCGTTAGTAGAAATTCAAGAAAGCCCGTCAATATTCTTTAAAGGTATGGAAGGCTCTCGCATGCCTATTGCGGTTTCACACGGTGAAGGTCGTGCTGAGTTTGCCTCAGAAGAAGCTATTGGTGCTGCAAACGATTCTGGTACAGTCTCTATGCGTTATGTCAATAACTACGGTGACGTAACCGAGACTTACCCGGCGAACCCGAATGGCTCACCAGACGGTATCACATCACTGACGACCACCGATGGTCGTGTAACGATTATGATGCCACATCCAGAACGTGTCTTTAGAACAGTAGCTAACTCATGGCACCCTGACGAATGGTTGGAAGATTCACCGTGGGTACGCATGTTCAGAAACGCTCGTAAATTTATCGGTTAA
- a CDS encoding MipA/OmpV family protein → MNYVLRVIVYLSLFSFSALSSAKQAESKEQVVPKQQAQAENALQESSGLHWEFDLGAIAFYQKSLIPSLTDYDKETSLSAIVSGGIYFDKFFAELSPLSGRPLTIGYNLYKDESRQLNLIAESLFYDISEEEQEHGNLLDGINKREQSMEVGLEYFGILKTYDFRVKLLHDGLSKHDGTIGSIEVARPIFTRYVMFVPGLSFTYLDSNTTNYYFGVAPDEVTSFRSVYEANSSWLATARLYLERPMSDNWSIVASTSYSYVSDEIHNSPFVENRKNTYNLSVGVLWAF, encoded by the coding sequence ATGAATTACGTATTACGAGTTATTGTCTACTTATCGTTATTTAGCTTTTCTGCTTTATCGTCTGCCAAACAAGCTGAATCAAAAGAACAAGTTGTACCAAAACAGCAAGCACAAGCAGAGAATGCACTTCAAGAAAGTAGCGGCTTACATTGGGAATTTGATTTAGGCGCAATAGCGTTTTACCAAAAAAGCCTTATTCCTAGCTTAACTGACTACGACAAAGAAACTTCGTTATCAGCTATCGTGTCTGGTGGTATTTATTTTGATAAGTTTTTTGCTGAACTCTCTCCACTTTCAGGACGTCCTTTAACAATTGGTTACAACCTATATAAGGATGAGTCTCGTCAATTAAACCTTATTGCTGAGTCATTGTTTTATGATATTTCAGAAGAAGAGCAAGAGCATGGCAATTTGCTTGATGGCATTAATAAACGCGAGCAATCAATGGAGGTTGGACTTGAGTACTTTGGTATTCTAAAGACATATGATTTTAGGGTGAAACTATTGCATGACGGCTTATCTAAACATGATGGAACTATTGGTAGCATTGAAGTTGCCCGACCAATTTTTACGCGTTATGTCATGTTTGTTCCCGGACTTTCATTTACTTACCTCGATAGTAACACCACTAATTATTACTTTGGCGTTGCTCCAGACGAAGTCACTAGCTTCCGTTCCGTTTATGAGGCAAATAGCTCTTGGTTAGCGACGGCTAGGTTATACCTTGAACGTCCAATGAGTGATAATTGGTCAATCGTCGCGTCGACAAGCTATTCATATGTCAGTGACGAGATCCATAACAGTCCTTTTGTTGAAAATCGCAAAAATACCTACAACTTGAGTGTTGGAGTGTTATGGGCATTTTAA
- a CDS encoding response regulator yields MNLNQGHVFLVEDDESLATLVSDYFERQGFKISVEGHGDFAVERILKEKPDLIILDIMLPGKNGLDICRELRPQLETPILMLTARTDDIDQIVGLEVGADDYICKPVKPRLLLAKVNATLRRSTLSSSKEDNNKSSAEIICGHLKVSKNKQEVHLGNELVELTTNELELLYQFASHADQILSRDDLLNNLRGFGYDGLDRTVDMLVSRLRKKLGDDSAKPQKIKTVWKKGYLFVSDAWS; encoded by the coding sequence ATGAATCTGAATCAAGGACATGTATTTCTAGTTGAAGATGATGAAAGCTTAGCTACTTTGGTAAGTGATTATTTTGAACGCCAAGGCTTTAAAATTTCAGTTGAAGGGCATGGTGACTTTGCCGTCGAGCGAATATTGAAAGAAAAACCTGACTTAATCATTTTAGATATTATGCTGCCAGGTAAAAATGGCTTAGATATTTGTCGCGAATTAAGGCCACAGCTAGAAACGCCAATATTGATGTTAACTGCTAGAACGGATGATATTGATCAAATTGTTGGCCTAGAAGTAGGCGCGGATGATTATATTTGTAAGCCAGTGAAGCCTCGTTTATTGCTTGCCAAAGTCAATGCGACACTTCGCCGCTCTACTTTGTCGAGCTCAAAAGAAGATAATAACAAATCATCGGCTGAAATTATTTGTGGTCATTTGAAAGTAAGTAAGAATAAACAAGAAGTACATTTAGGCAATGAATTGGTAGAATTAACCACTAATGAACTTGAATTGCTCTATCAATTTGCTTCACACGCAGATCAAATACTAAGCCGCGACGATTTGCTTAACAATTTACGTGGTTTTGGTTATGACGGATTAGACCGAACCGTTGATATGCTTGTGTCACGTTTACGCAAAAAATTGGGTGATGATTCTGCAAAACCTCAAAAAATTAAAACGGTTTGGAAAAAGGGTTATTTGTTTGTCTCTGATGCTTGGTCTTAA
- a CDS encoding DUF3019 domain-containing protein, whose translation MGILNNRYALKKRLIAIAAVMFMHPQAVANNETTDATLKMKEPLLIASPNVCELSKGSYLCEMKAAIIWEMPTAGHYCLFEQGIELPLQCWRDSWSGSHVLTFQSDKRLTFELRAYQNDHTIGQATINVIGTLEQRIRAKRRRSFFRIF comes from the coding sequence ATGGGCATTTTAAATAATAGATATGCGCTAAAGAAACGCCTCATCGCCATTGCTGCTGTGATGTTTATGCACCCTCAAGCCGTCGCGAATAATGAAACAACGGACGCTACGCTGAAGATGAAAGAGCCTCTACTGATTGCTAGCCCAAATGTATGCGAACTAAGTAAAGGTTCCTATTTATGCGAAATGAAAGCTGCCATCATTTGGGAAATGCCTACAGCTGGGCATTATTGCTTGTTTGAGCAAGGTATTGAGCTACCACTACAATGTTGGCGAGATAGCTGGTCAGGCAGTCATGTCCTAACATTTCAATCAGATAAAAGGCTTACGTTTGAATTAAGGGCATATCAAAATGATCACACCATAGGACAAGCGACAATCAATGTAATTGGTACATTAGAACAACGAATAAGAGCGAAACGTCGCCGTAGTTTCTTTAGAATTTTCTAA